One window of the Mytilus galloprovincialis chromosome 14, xbMytGall1.hap1.1, whole genome shotgun sequence genome contains the following:
- the LOC143058305 gene encoding uncharacterized protein LOC143058305 isoform X2, protein MMEPYFVIVAMSIILNDIRIDSLSVTLKSDDLIIYGTSVELQCLSDNTSSQSSWYWFSENNLLFIDGHGEQYINKEKYIEHKVNAVTRQLTILHFEETDLKMYKCKHDLKSASIDLSLQRYGIAFSDMNNSSKLNIRLERQGYDDHIVVSFINTSSIPTCYYYSMNIAMNITKCNTSENGFLLNGMCKIVINKTKTCESQKSNVKVSCYLGDKITKTFEISACTILDVADENNIALITVCSVLCIIFGMIILIFIINCRKKILKGRDEDPCQPCQEDSSCSSTCSNDVTSKMLENDPNKSHI, encoded by the exons ATGATGGAACCCTACTTCGTTATTGTCGCGATGTCAATCATTTTGAATGACATCAGAATAG ATTCACTAAGCGTGACTTTAAAATCAGATGACCTTATAATCTACGGGACGTCAGTGGAACTCCAATGTCTGTCTGATAACACATCCTCTCAGTCGTCATGGTATTGGTTTTCTGAAAATAATCTGCTGTTCATAGATGGCCATGGTGAACAGTAcatcaataaagaaaaatatatcgaACATAAAGTTAATGCCGTCACAAGACAGTTGACTATTTTACATTTTGAGGAGAcagatttaaaaatgtataaatgcaaGCATGATTTAAAATCTGCTTCTATCGACTTATCATTACAGCGTTATGGAATAGCAT tttCAGATATGAACAATTCATCAAAGCTGAATATTCGACTAGAGAGACAAGGATACGACGATCATATTGTGGTTTCCTTTATAAACACTTCATCGATTCCTACATGTTACTATTATTCAATG aATATCGCTATGAATATTACCAAATGCAACACTTCAGAAAATGGTTTTCTACTGAATGGGATGTGTAAGATTGTGATAAATAAAACAAAGACATGTGAAAGTCAGAAAAGCAATGTAAAAGTATCATGTTATTTAGGAGATAAAATTACCAAGACATTTGAGATTTCAGCCTGTACTATATTAG atgTTGCAGATGAAAACAATATTGCTCTGATTACAGTTTGTTCTGTCTTATGTATCATTTTCGGCATGATAATCTTAATTTTTATTATCAACTGtagaaagaaaattttaaaag GACGTGATGAAGATCCATGCCAGCCTTGCCAGGAAGACTCGAGTTgttctagtacatgtagtaatgaCGTGACAAGTAAAATGTTAGAAAACGATCCTAATAAAAGTCATATTTAA
- the LOC143058305 gene encoding uncharacterized protein LOC143058305 isoform X3, producing the protein MMEPYFVIVAMSIILNDIRIDSLSVTLKSDDLIIYGTSVELQCLSDNTSSQSSWYWFSENNLLFIDGHGEQYINKEKYIEHKVNAVTRQLTILHFEETDLKMYKCKHDLKSASIDLSLQRYGIAYMNNSSKLNIRLERQGYDDHIVVSFINTSSIPTCYYYSMNIAMNITKCNTSENGFLLNGMCKIVINKTKTCESQKSNVKVSCYLGDKITKTFEISACTILDVADENNIALITVCSVLCIIFGMIILIFIINCRKKILKVVGRDEDPCQPCQEDSSCSSTCSNDVTSKMLENDPNKSHI; encoded by the exons ATGATGGAACCCTACTTCGTTATTGTCGCGATGTCAATCATTTTGAATGACATCAGAATAG ATTCACTAAGCGTGACTTTAAAATCAGATGACCTTATAATCTACGGGACGTCAGTGGAACTCCAATGTCTGTCTGATAACACATCCTCTCAGTCGTCATGGTATTGGTTTTCTGAAAATAATCTGCTGTTCATAGATGGCCATGGTGAACAGTAcatcaataaagaaaaatatatcgaACATAAAGTTAATGCCGTCACAAGACAGTTGACTATTTTACATTTTGAGGAGAcagatttaaaaatgtataaatgcaaGCATGATTTAAAATCTGCTTCTATCGACTTATCATTACAGCGTTATGGAATAGCAT ATATGAACAATTCATCAAAGCTGAATATTCGACTAGAGAGACAAGGATACGACGATCATATTGTGGTTTCCTTTATAAACACTTCATCGATTCCTACATGTTACTATTATTCAATG aATATCGCTATGAATATTACCAAATGCAACACTTCAGAAAATGGTTTTCTACTGAATGGGATGTGTAAGATTGTGATAAATAAAACAAAGACATGTGAAAGTCAGAAAAGCAATGTAAAAGTATCATGTTATTTAGGAGATAAAATTACCAAGACATTTGAGATTTCAGCCTGTACTATATTAG atgTTGCAGATGAAAACAATATTGCTCTGATTACAGTTTGTTCTGTCTTATGTATCATTTTCGGCATGATAATCTTAATTTTTATTATCAACTGtagaaagaaaattttaaaag TTGTAGGACGTGATGAAGATCCATGCCAGCCTTGCCAGGAAGACTCGAGTTgttctagtacatgtagtaatgaCGTGACAAGTAAAATGTTAGAAAACGATCCTAATAAAAGTCATATTTAA
- the LOC143058305 gene encoding uncharacterized protein LOC143058305 isoform X1 — protein MMEPYFVIVAMSIILNDIRIDSLSVTLKSDDLIIYGTSVELQCLSDNTSSQSSWYWFSENNLLFIDGHGEQYINKEKYIEHKVNAVTRQLTILHFEETDLKMYKCKHDLKSASIDLSLQRYGIAFSDMNNSSKLNIRLERQGYDDHIVVSFINTSSIPTCYYYSMNIAMNITKCNTSENGFLLNGMCKIVINKTKTCESQKSNVKVSCYLGDKITKTFEISACTILDVADENNIALITVCSVLCIIFGMIILIFIINCRKKILKVVGRDEDPCQPCQEDSSCSSTCSNDVTSKMLENDPNKSHI, from the exons ATGATGGAACCCTACTTCGTTATTGTCGCGATGTCAATCATTTTGAATGACATCAGAATAG ATTCACTAAGCGTGACTTTAAAATCAGATGACCTTATAATCTACGGGACGTCAGTGGAACTCCAATGTCTGTCTGATAACACATCCTCTCAGTCGTCATGGTATTGGTTTTCTGAAAATAATCTGCTGTTCATAGATGGCCATGGTGAACAGTAcatcaataaagaaaaatatatcgaACATAAAGTTAATGCCGTCACAAGACAGTTGACTATTTTACATTTTGAGGAGAcagatttaaaaatgtataaatgcaaGCATGATTTAAAATCTGCTTCTATCGACTTATCATTACAGCGTTATGGAATAGCAT tttCAGATATGAACAATTCATCAAAGCTGAATATTCGACTAGAGAGACAAGGATACGACGATCATATTGTGGTTTCCTTTATAAACACTTCATCGATTCCTACATGTTACTATTATTCAATG aATATCGCTATGAATATTACCAAATGCAACACTTCAGAAAATGGTTTTCTACTGAATGGGATGTGTAAGATTGTGATAAATAAAACAAAGACATGTGAAAGTCAGAAAAGCAATGTAAAAGTATCATGTTATTTAGGAGATAAAATTACCAAGACATTTGAGATTTCAGCCTGTACTATATTAG atgTTGCAGATGAAAACAATATTGCTCTGATTACAGTTTGTTCTGTCTTATGTATCATTTTCGGCATGATAATCTTAATTTTTATTATCAACTGtagaaagaaaattttaaaag TTGTAGGACGTGATGAAGATCCATGCCAGCCTTGCCAGGAAGACTCGAGTTgttctagtacatgtagtaatgaCGTGACAAGTAAAATGTTAGAAAACGATCCTAATAAAAGTCATATTTAA